The Microbacterium forte sequence ACGGGTTCCATCTTACACCTGTGTTCCCGTCCGACTCGCGCGACGGGCGCGAGTCGGACGTGACGAGCGGTCAGTCCAGGACGCTGTCGGGCTGGATGTCGATCTTCGCGCCGGTGAGCTTCGCAGCCAGACGAGCGTTCTGACCCTCCTTGCCGATGGCGAGGGAGAGCTGATAGTCGGGCACCAGTGCACGCACGGCCCTGGTGTTCGCATCGAGGATGAACGAGCTGGTCACCTTGGCCGGCGAGAGGGCGTTCGCGACGAAGGCGGCGAGCTCCGGATCGTGATCGACGATGTCGATCTTCTCGCCTGCGAGCTCCTCGGTGACGGCGCGCACGCGACGCCCCATCTCACCGATGCAGGCACCCTTGGCGTTGATCGCCGGGTCGTTGGCGCGGACGGCGATCTTGGTGCGGTGTCCGGCCTCGCGGGCCAGCGAGACGATCTCGACGAGACCTGCGGCGATCTCGGGCACCTCGAGTGCGAACAGCTTGCGAACGAGACCGGGGTGCGTGCGCGAGACGGTGATCTGCGGCCCCTTGAGGCCCTTCGCGACGCTCGTCACATACACGCGCAGACGCGAGCCGTGGGTGTACTCTTCGCCCGGCACCTGCTCCTCGGGAGGAAGGATCGCCTCGACAGCTCCGAGGTCGACGTGGATCATGCGAGGGTTCGGCCCCTGCTGGATCACGCCGGCGACGATGTCGCCTTCCTTGTCCTTGAAGTCGCCGAGCACCACGTCGTCCGCGATGTCGCGCAGACGCTGGCTGATGACCTGCTTCGCGGCGAAGGCGGCGATACGGCCGAAGTCATCCGGCGTGGCATCCTCTTCCCCGATGATCGCGCCCTCTTCGTCCTTGACGACCTGCAGCACGGCGACGTGCCCGGTCCGACGATCGAGCTCGACGCGGACACCCTCGGGGGTGGCGCCCTCCGCGGAGACATGCTTGGAGTAGGCGGTCAGGATGGCCTGCTCGATGATCGAGACCAGCTCGTCGAAGGGGATCGCCTTCTCCTTCTCGATCCCACGCAGCAGACTCAGTTCGATATCCATGACGACTCCCTATTCAGCTCTCGTCGCGCGGGTGTGCACGCGCGACATCCGTACCACGATACCCTGTGCCCACCGCCGGTCGCCACGAGGCGGCCGCACCGATGCGGTGCCCAGCATGCAGGAGGACTCAGTGACGACGTACGACACCATCGTGATCGGGGCGGGGATGTCCGGGGTGACGGCGGCTCGCATGCTCGCCGATGCCGGAGCGGACGTCATCGTCCTCGAGGCGAGGGATCGCATCGGCGGCCGGATGCACACCGATCGCACCGCAGGATTCCCCGTCGATCTCGGCGCGTCGTGGGTGCACGGCATCGAGGGCTCAGCGCTGTGGGATCTCGTGCAGGCTCTCGAGATTCCGACGCTCGAATACACCGTCGGCAGCTTCCAGGCCGGAGGGCGGCCGATCGAGAACTTCGACGGCGACGGCAGGCCGATGGATGCCGCCCGCACCTCCCAGTGGGTCGCCGAGGTCGAGGAGGCCGATCGCCTGCTGCTCGACGAGATCGAACGTTCCTCCCCCGGCGACACCTATCTCGATGTCACCGAGCGCGCGCTCGACCGCACCGGCTTCGATCCTGAGCGCATCGATGAGATCCGGGAGTTCTTCCGTCATCGCGTTGAGGAGCAGTGCGGAGCGTGGATCGGCGACCTCGACGCGCACGGGCTCGACGAGGACGCGATCGACGGAGACGAGGTCATCTTCTCCCGCGGGTACGACGAGCTCCCGCGGCGCATCGCCGCCGGACTCGACATCCGCCTGAGCCTGGCGGTCACCCGGATCGAGCG is a genomic window containing:
- the nusA gene encoding transcription termination factor NusA — translated: MDIELSLLRGIEKEKAIPFDELVSIIEQAILTAYSKHVSAEGATPEGVRVELDRRTGHVAVLQVVKDEEGAIIGEEDATPDDFGRIAAFAAKQVISQRLRDIADDVVLGDFKDKEGDIVAGVIQQGPNPRMIHVDLGAVEAILPPEEQVPGEEYTHGSRLRVYVTSVAKGLKGPQITVSRTHPGLVRKLFALEVPEIAAGLVEIVSLAREAGHRTKIAVRANDPAINAKGACIGEMGRRVRAVTEELAGEKIDIVDHDPELAAFVANALSPAKVTSSFILDANTRAVRALVPDYQLSLAIGKEGQNARLAAKLTGAKIDIQPDSVLD